One region of Streptomyces sp. CG4 genomic DNA includes:
- a CDS encoding Crp/Fnr family transcriptional regulator, producing MTSTWTTPYARDDGGLDDRVPFLARLEAEDRAALLALGRELAFTARTVLIHQHDPSSHVIFLLTGWTKVTAAAANGYEALLALRGPGDIVGESAALTGRPRSATVTALEPVRSLAVEHERFRDFLGRSPAASLALLGLTSDRTRAADRRRLEFASMNVRERLAVLLLDLTRTHGRRTAEGIEVSVPLSKQELAGSVGASREAVQRLLKELRERDVVRTGRRALVIVRPDVLRTIARVQPPR from the coding sequence TGGCGCGGCTGGAGGCCGAGGACCGGGCGGCGCTGCTCGCGCTCGGCCGGGAGCTGGCCTTCACCGCCCGCACGGTGCTGATCCACCAGCACGACCCGTCCTCGCACGTGATCTTTCTGCTCACGGGCTGGACCAAGGTGACCGCGGCGGCCGCCAACGGCTATGAGGCACTGCTCGCGCTGCGCGGCCCCGGTGACATCGTCGGCGAGTCGGCGGCGCTCACCGGGCGGCCGCGCTCGGCCACGGTGACCGCGCTGGAGCCGGTGCGCTCGCTGGCCGTGGAGCACGAGCGGTTCCGGGACTTCCTCGGGCGCTCCCCCGCCGCCTCGCTGGCCCTGCTGGGCCTCACCTCCGACCGCACCCGCGCGGCCGACCGGCGCCGCCTGGAGTTCGCCTCCATGAACGTGCGCGAGCGGCTCGCCGTACTGCTGCTGGACCTGACCCGCACGCACGGCCGCCGCACCGCGGAGGGCATCGAGGTGTCCGTCCCGCTGAGCAAGCAGGAACTGGCGGGCTCGGTGGGCGCCTCGCGCGAGGCGGTGCAGCGGCTGCTGAAGGAGCTGCGGGAGCGTGACGTGGTCCGCACCGGCCGCCGGGCGCTGGTGATCGTGCGGCCGGACGTGCTGCGCACGATCGCGCGGGTGCAGCCGCCGCGGTGA